A genomic region of Phenylobacterium parvum contains the following coding sequences:
- the pdhA gene encoding pyruvate dehydrogenase (acetyl-transferring) E1 component subunit alpha, translating into MARPATERKTRKPAAQASKALGATREELLAWYREMLLIRRFEERAGQLYGMGLIGGFCHLYIGQEAIAVGIQAVRRPGDQVITGYRDHGHMLVCGMDPREVMAELTGRAGGSSRGKGGSMHMFSTEADFYGGHGIVGAQVSLGTGLALANSYRGDGNVAFAFFGDGAANQGQVYESFNMAELWSLPVVYVIENNQYAMGTSIERSSSETHLYRRGASFRIPGEEVDGMDVVAVRDAAARAAEHARSGQGPYILEMKTYRYRGHSMSDPAKYRTREEVEEVRRNRDPIDHVQEILTEKGWADEAALKALDADVRAIVADAAEFARISPEPDPSQLFTDIYVEAGR; encoded by the coding sequence ATGGCGCGTCCAGCCACCGAACGGAAGACGCGGAAACCGGCCGCCCAGGCGTCGAAGGCGCTGGGTGCGACCCGCGAGGAGCTCCTCGCCTGGTACCGCGAAATGCTCCTGATCCGCCGCTTCGAGGAGCGGGCCGGCCAGCTCTATGGCATGGGCCTGATCGGCGGTTTCTGCCATCTCTATATCGGCCAGGAGGCCATCGCTGTCGGCATCCAGGCCGTGCGCCGGCCGGGCGACCAGGTCATCACCGGCTATCGCGACCACGGCCACATGCTGGTCTGCGGCATGGACCCGCGCGAGGTCATGGCCGAGCTGACGGGCCGGGCGGGGGGCTCCTCCCGCGGCAAGGGCGGCTCCATGCATATGTTCTCCACCGAGGCCGACTTTTACGGCGGCCACGGGATTGTCGGCGCCCAGGTCAGCCTGGGCACGGGCCTGGCCCTGGCCAACAGCTATCGCGGCGACGGCAATGTGGCCTTCGCCTTCTTCGGCGACGGGGCGGCCAACCAGGGCCAGGTCTACGAGAGCTTCAACATGGCCGAGCTCTGGAGCCTGCCGGTCGTCTACGTCATCGAGAACAACCAGTACGCCATGGGGACTTCCATCGAGCGGTCCTCCTCCGAGACCCACCTGTACCGGCGCGGCGCCTCCTTCCGCATTCCGGGCGAGGAGGTCGACGGCATGGACGTGGTCGCCGTGCGCGACGCCGCGGCCCGCGCCGCCGAGCATGCCCGGTCGGGGCAGGGCCCCTACATCCTGGAGATGAAGACCTACCGCTATCGCGGCCACTCCATGAGCGATCCGGCCAAGTACCGGACCCGCGAGGAGGTGGAGGAGGTCCGCCGCAACCGCGATCCCATCGATCACGTGCAGGAAATCCTCACTGAGAAGGGCTGGGCCGACGAGGCCGCGCTGAAGGCCCTCGACGCCGACGTCCGCGCCATCGTCGCCGACGCCGCCGAGTTCGCCCGCATCTCGCCCGAGCCCGACCCCTCACAGCTCTTCACGGACATCTACGTGGAGGCGGGGCGGTGA
- a CDS encoding FtsB family cell division protein produces the protein MLQTLRTYWTTALLCLLILYFGIHALTGERGILSTGERDKTLVARQAELAALTRKRTELETRAKLLTDESISADLLDERARALLGFADPRDYVIRVGP, from the coding sequence GTGTTACAGACCCTGCGCACCTACTGGACGACGGCGCTCCTGTGCCTGCTCATCCTCTATTTCGGCATCCACGCCCTGACGGGCGAGCGGGGCATCCTGTCGACGGGCGAGCGGGACAAGACCCTGGTCGCCCGGCAGGCCGAGCTGGCCGCCCTGACCCGCAAGCGCACGGAGCTCGAAACCCGGGCGAAGCTGCTCACGGATGAGTCGATTTCGGCCGATCTTCTCGATGAGAGGGCCCGGGCCCTGCTGGGATTTGCCGACCCGAGGGACTATGTGATCCGCGTCGGGCCCTGA
- the eno gene encoding phosphopyruvate hydratase: MTEIVDILARQILDSRGNPTVEVDVVLEDGSLGRAAVPSGASTGAHEAVEKRDGDKSRYGGKGVLAAVDAVNGEIFDALAGFDAADQRRLDARMIELDGTANKSRLGANAILGVSLAAARASATSAGQPLYKYVGGVGARVLPVPMMNIINGGAHADNPIDIQEFMILPTGADSFAEALRMGAEIFAALKSGLKAAGHNTNVGDEGGFAPNIASAEEALAFIVRSGEAAGYAAGKDFHLGLDVASTEFFQDGAYHLHGEGKRFDPAGMVGYLEDLVAKFPIVSIEDGCAEDDFDGWKLLTDRLGGKVQLVGDDLFVTNPARLSDGIRRGLANSILVKVNQIGTLSETLDAVDMAHRAGYTSVMSHRSGETEDATIADLAVAVNSGQIKTGSLARSDRTAKYNQLLRIEQELGDQAIYPGRAALKALR, from the coding sequence ATGACCGAGATCGTCGACATCCTCGCCCGCCAGATTCTCGACAGCCGGGGCAACCCGACGGTGGAGGTGGACGTGGTCCTCGAGGACGGGTCCCTCGGCCGTGCCGCCGTGCCCTCGGGCGCCTCCACCGGCGCCCACGAGGCCGTGGAGAAGCGCGACGGCGACAAGTCCCGCTATGGCGGCAAGGGCGTGCTGGCGGCCGTGGACGCCGTCAACGGCGAGATCTTCGACGCCCTGGCGGGCTTCGACGCCGCCGACCAGCGCCGGCTGGATGCGCGGATGATCGAGCTGGACGGCACGGCCAACAAGTCGCGCCTGGGCGCCAACGCCATCCTCGGCGTCAGCCTCGCGGCGGCCCGGGCCTCGGCCACGTCCGCGGGCCAGCCCCTCTACAAGTATGTGGGCGGGGTCGGCGCCCGCGTCCTGCCGGTGCCGATGATGAACATCATCAACGGCGGCGCCCACGCCGACAACCCGATCGACATCCAGGAGTTCATGATCCTGCCGACCGGCGCCGACAGCTTCGCCGAGGCCCTGCGCATGGGCGCCGAGATCTTCGCCGCCCTGAAGTCGGGCCTGAAGGCCGCCGGCCACAACACCAATGTCGGCGACGAGGGCGGCTTCGCCCCCAACATCGCCTCGGCCGAGGAGGCCCTGGCCTTCATCGTCCGCTCGGGCGAGGCGGCCGGCTATGCGGCGGGCAAGGACTTCCACCTCGGCCTCGACGTGGCCTCCACCGAGTTCTTCCAGGACGGCGCCTACCACCTGCACGGCGAGGGCAAGCGCTTCGACCCGGCCGGCATGGTCGGCTATCTCGAGGACCTGGTGGCGAAATTCCCCATCGTCTCCATCGAGGACGGCTGCGCCGAGGACGACTTCGACGGCTGGAAGCTCCTGACCGACCGCCTGGGCGGGAAGGTCCAGCTGGTGGGCGACGACCTCTTCGTCACTAACCCGGCCCGCCTCTCGGACGGCATCCGCCGGGGCCTGGCCAACTCCATCCTGGTCAAGGTCAACCAGATCGGCACCCTGTCCGAGACCCTCGACGCCGTCGATATGGCCCACCGGGCCGGCTACACCTCGGTGATGAGCCACCGCTCGGGCGAGACGGAGGACGCCACCATCGCCGACCTGGCCGTGGCGGTGAACTCGGGCCAGATCAAGACCGGCTCCCTGGCCCGCTCCGACCGGACCGCCAAGTACAACCAGCTGCTCCGCATCGAGCAGGAACTGGGCGACCAGGCCATCTACCCCGGCCGCGCCGCCCTGAAGGCCCTGCGCTAG
- a CDS encoding TetR/AcrR family transcriptional regulator — protein sequence MASETQQKLIDAVISVVFESGYSGATMTRIAQRAGLTRGAIQHHFGDTRADLMAAACAQVLERRQKQYEESIKDLAHADLDGARKGLKAAYRDPATWFLLELWIASKSDQLLHERVEAYLRTERGIADEMLSRMLDGSGENSVDFRVYKYAMRALTRGLALEYSRRPDPEFFDRVVDFVMDAVEGVLAQSQSK from the coding sequence ATGGCGTCAGAAACACAGCAAAAGCTGATCGACGCAGTGATCTCGGTCGTGTTCGAGAGCGGATATTCCGGCGCCACAATGACACGCATTGCCCAACGGGCGGGTTTAACTCGCGGCGCCATCCAACATCATTTCGGCGATACTCGCGCAGACCTCATGGCGGCGGCGTGCGCGCAGGTCCTTGAGCGGCGCCAGAAGCAGTACGAGGAGTCGATCAAAGACCTCGCGCATGCCGATCTTGATGGAGCCCGCAAAGGGTTGAAGGCTGCCTATCGCGACCCCGCCACTTGGTTCCTTCTGGAGCTCTGGATCGCCTCGAAGAGCGATCAGTTGCTCCATGAGCGCGTGGAGGCCTATCTTCGAACAGAGAGGGGCATTGCCGACGAAATGCTTTCACGCATGCTAGATGGCTCCGGTGAAAATTCTGTGGATTTTCGAGTTTACAAGTACGCAATGCGTGCGTTGACACGCGGTTTGGCCCTGGAATACTCACGTCGTCCTGATCCCGAGTTTTTTGATAGGGTAGTCGACTTTGTGATGGATGCGGTTGAGGGAGTGCTTGCACAGTCACAGAGTAAGTGA
- a CDS encoding TonB-dependent receptor, whose amino-acid sequence MKFVGKNLVFSLLAATSAAPLSTAMAQEAKVQPAAGAAVEEIVVTARKREERLSDVPIAISTFSGKQLQDSGVANLTDLSTVAAGVSFRQDVAGRASPSIVIRGIGFDDFRSNGNPAVAVSFDDVYQGSNALIGGGLFDIDRIEILKGPQGTLYGRNTTAGAVNVITREPGDAASANSYLEYGSYDHIRAEAGVGGALGDAVRLRVAAVYESGGGFLTNKGTTTFAGLTSAPGVIPPLPFVPETQNVGDADFLATRVTLVIEPSTETKITAQFNYARDQGDNSQSDVLGRSATGFTEPDTDPFTYYGNLAAIIDSDQAGFNLRLEQDLGAARLTAIGSYITLNRAYTFDPGDPRRRFDLDYADDLDQYTGEIRLAGSTGTGVDWTIGGFLFQDEIRLRSVLDASDFVRSIVATDYLQTRDSWALFGEADWQLSSQITLTAGIRYTDDASDFSGLTKDLNPYGVSVAAAALRLPVAFDNTFHDDNLSGRLILSYRPMEDALVYASYSQGYKSGGFDGSTIFSAPEALPFQSENVDAYEIGAKFLDAASPFNVTIAGFFYSFDDLQANSVRQTAGVATAVRTNVAKATVWGGEIEAVLRPVRNARIGLAVTHLDTTVDDFVSSDPAEVARRNGNDLPDAPQFAFNADARYTFALSGGWQLEPQMNASFIGDHFKEIDNFVEVKGYGRLDLRLALKSPDTRWSLAAFGRNVTDSFYFTGVIPATSAGVVVGQQRIVGRPATYGISLGYAF is encoded by the coding sequence ATGAAGTTCGTCGGGAAAAACCTTGTCTTCAGCCTGCTGGCTGCAACGTCCGCTGCGCCGCTATCGACCGCGATGGCCCAGGAAGCGAAGGTTCAGCCTGCTGCGGGCGCGGCTGTGGAGGAGATCGTGGTCACGGCCCGCAAGCGTGAGGAGCGACTGAGTGATGTTCCCATCGCGATCTCGACGTTCTCCGGAAAACAACTCCAGGACAGCGGAGTGGCCAACCTCACAGACCTTTCGACGGTCGCCGCAGGGGTCAGCTTTCGTCAGGACGTTGCGGGGCGCGCCTCGCCGAGCATCGTCATTCGCGGCATCGGCTTTGATGATTTCCGCTCGAATGGAAATCCTGCCGTCGCTGTGAGCTTCGACGACGTTTACCAGGGGTCGAATGCGCTCATCGGTGGCGGTTTGTTCGACATCGACAGGATCGAAATCCTGAAGGGGCCGCAAGGTACGCTCTATGGTCGTAACACCACCGCCGGCGCGGTAAACGTCATCACGCGCGAGCCGGGCGACGCTGCGAGCGCAAACTCTTACTTAGAATACGGCAGCTACGATCACATCCGAGCTGAGGCAGGCGTAGGCGGCGCGCTCGGAGATGCAGTGCGCTTGCGCGTCGCGGCGGTCTATGAGTCGGGTGGCGGCTTTCTCACGAACAAGGGCACCACAACCTTTGCCGGGTTAACCTCGGCGCCGGGCGTGATCCCGCCGCTACCGTTCGTCCCGGAAACCCAGAATGTCGGCGACGCGGATTTCCTCGCCACACGAGTCACCCTCGTCATCGAGCCCTCGACAGAAACCAAGATCACCGCACAGTTCAATTACGCCCGTGACCAAGGCGACAACAGCCAGTCAGACGTGCTCGGGCGGTCTGCCACCGGCTTCACCGAACCCGATACCGACCCGTTCACCTACTATGGCAATCTGGCGGCCATCATCGACTCCGATCAGGCCGGCTTCAACCTTCGCCTAGAACAGGACCTTGGCGCTGCGCGCCTCACCGCAATCGGGTCATACATCACGCTGAATCGTGCCTACACATTCGATCCAGGAGACCCGCGTCGCAGGTTTGATCTCGACTATGCCGACGATCTTGATCAATACACCGGTGAAATTCGTCTAGCGGGCTCGACGGGAACGGGCGTCGACTGGACGATTGGCGGCTTCTTGTTTCAGGACGAGATTCGCCTTCGCAGCGTACTCGACGCCAGTGATTTTGTCAGATCTATCGTTGCCACAGATTATCTGCAGACCCGAGACAGCTGGGCTTTGTTCGGTGAAGCGGATTGGCAGCTTTCGTCGCAGATAACTCTAACGGCTGGTATCCGATACACTGACGACGCAAGCGATTTCTCTGGCCTTACGAAAGACCTCAATCCTTATGGCGTAAGTGTCGCTGCAGCGGCACTGAGGTTACCGGTAGCTTTCGACAACACATTCCACGACGACAATCTCTCGGGAAGGCTAATCCTTTCTTACCGCCCGATGGAAGACGCCCTAGTCTACGCCTCCTACAGTCAAGGCTACAAGAGCGGCGGATTTGACGGGTCGACGATCTTTTCTGCTCCCGAAGCGCTGCCTTTCCAGTCAGAGAACGTGGATGCATACGAAATCGGTGCAAAGTTCCTTGATGCGGCATCTCCCTTCAATGTGACGATTGCAGGGTTCTTCTATAGCTTCGACGATCTGCAGGCGAACTCGGTTCGCCAAACGGCCGGTGTCGCCACGGCAGTACGCACAAACGTGGCGAAGGCAACTGTATGGGGCGGAGAGATCGAGGCCGTTCTCCGTCCTGTTCGGAACGCAAGAATCGGCTTGGCGGTTACGCACCTCGACACAACAGTCGATGATTTCGTGTCGTCCGATCCCGCTGAAGTGGCTCGGCGCAACGGTAACGACCTGCCGGATGCTCCGCAGTTCGCCTTCAATGCCGATGCAAGATATACTTTCGCTCTCTCGGGCGGTTGGCAGTTGGAGCCGCAAATGAACGCCAGCTTCATCGGCGATCATTTCAAGGAAATTGACAATTTCGTCGAAGTGAAAGGCTATGGCAGGCTAGATCTTCGCCTCGCGCTGAAATCACCTGACACACGTTGGTCCTTGGCCGCCTTTGGCCGCAACGTCACGGATTCCTTCTACTTCACCGGAGTCATTCCAGCTACGTCAGCTGGTGTGGTGGTGGGCCAACAGCGGATAGTGGGACGGCCTGCGACCTACGGCATATCTCTGGGGTATGCGTTCTGA
- a CDS encoding phosphodiesterase, which translates to MASKLIAHISDPHIVEHPKLCYDKVDTRANLACVLARINSMQPKPDLVVLTGDLVDEPTAAAYETLRETLACLSVPLILLPGNHDDRELLAESLPDQVHLPRGGEKAHFIIDRPDTPLIVGFDIVVPGSEHAHVGEEDLAWLARALRRLPPRPTMLMIHHPPVHTGLAFMDAMQPALDPRFESLIARHREVKLIVCGHVHRAVDAMFGGARVAVAGSTGFQFEFALDPDKPPRFSLETPSIRLHHWSGDGVTSLVAPLADNWPSFGFPGVDEATWPEMMRRMRGGASRGEVYTPEVAAD; encoded by the coding sequence ATGGCGTCTAAACTGATTGCGCACATCTCCGATCCGCACATCGTCGAGCATCCGAAGCTTTGTTACGACAAGGTCGATACACGCGCCAATCTGGCGTGTGTGCTCGCGCGGATAAACTCCATGCAGCCGAAACCCGATTTGGTCGTGCTGACGGGCGATCTGGTAGACGAACCCACAGCAGCGGCCTACGAGACCTTGCGGGAAACACTCGCATGTCTTTCAGTCCCGCTCATCCTCCTACCGGGAAACCACGACGATCGGGAATTGCTTGCGGAGTCTCTCCCGGATCAAGTTCACCTGCCCCGTGGTGGCGAGAAGGCGCATTTCATCATTGACCGGCCGGACACGCCCCTCATCGTGGGCTTCGATATCGTCGTCCCGGGATCTGAGCACGCACATGTCGGAGAGGAAGACCTAGCCTGGCTGGCGCGAGCGCTCAGGAGACTTCCGCCGCGCCCGACAATGCTCATGATACATCATCCGCCCGTCCACACGGGGCTGGCCTTCATGGACGCGATGCAACCCGCACTGGATCCGCGCTTTGAGTCACTGATCGCCCGGCATCGCGAAGTAAAGTTGATCGTTTGCGGGCACGTGCATCGTGCGGTCGACGCAATGTTCGGGGGCGCACGCGTCGCCGTGGCGGGCAGCACGGGCTTTCAGTTCGAATTCGCTCTTGATCCTGACAAGCCGCCCCGTTTCTCGCTTGAGACGCCAAGTATCCGGCTACACCACTGGAGTGGCGACGGCGTGACTTCGCTGGTGGCTCCGCTCGCCGACAACTGGCCAAGTTTCGGCTTTCCCGGGGTGGACGAGGCGACGTGGCCCGAAATGATGCGACGCATGCGCGGCGGGGCATCGCGTGGCGAAGTCTACACGCCGGAAGTTGCGGCAGATTGA
- a CDS encoding MFS transporter, which translates to MAIKALTLPLIAYLPPLYASLPGLSLATVGVVFMLARMWDIFTDPIAGAIMDRSRPPLGRRKFWIALATPALMATVWPLFNPPQTANAIHLGGLLFLFYVAWTLLTIAHAAWPADLTPDSGDRTRLIAWREWAGVLGMVAVLAAPILVLGGGAPLEQQLRTMGGLLLLVAPLTIVPSLVILPRLETQDQKSKPDLSGAWRLIQESPPMRRLLTSDLLSGCAYAANSATSFFIMSQYLSVGEHYSAIMLCFMLAMILGIPAFLKLSLWKGPQFSFALAMIGAAAASIGFAFAPAGNVLAAMALNAALGFCTGGYQFNLNTEMVRLADNDRQTSGQDRVSLHLALLAMTNKLGYALAVGVVYLLLQSFSGAQGAKVELSPFALVGLGLATPAALFLGAAWTLRANGLRSEKQEVPLKSG; encoded by the coding sequence GTGGCCATCAAGGCGCTGACGCTTCCGTTGATTGCGTATCTGCCGCCTCTCTATGCCAGTTTACCGGGATTATCACTGGCCACAGTCGGCGTCGTCTTCATGCTGGCCCGCATGTGGGACATTTTCACCGACCCGATAGCTGGCGCGATCATGGACCGATCGCGCCCGCCGCTTGGCCGTCGCAAGTTCTGGATTGCTCTTGCGACCCCCGCCTTGATGGCGACTGTATGGCCGCTGTTCAATCCGCCCCAGACAGCGAATGCCATTCACCTCGGCGGGCTACTTTTTCTCTTCTATGTCGCCTGGACACTGCTCACCATCGCTCACGCCGCGTGGCCGGCAGACTTGACGCCCGACAGCGGAGATCGGACGCGGCTCATCGCCTGGCGCGAATGGGCGGGCGTCTTGGGCATGGTGGCGGTGCTGGCGGCCCCTATTCTTGTACTGGGAGGTGGAGCGCCACTTGAACAGCAACTCAGGACAATGGGCGGTCTCCTGTTATTGGTCGCGCCGCTTACAATCGTGCCGTCACTCGTGATTCTACCCCGACTGGAGACTCAGGATCAAAAGTCGAAACCCGATTTATCCGGAGCCTGGAGGCTAATCCAGGAGTCGCCCCCAATGCGGCGGCTACTGACCTCCGACTTATTGTCCGGCTGTGCCTATGCAGCGAACAGCGCCACGTCATTCTTCATCATGTCCCAATACCTGTCTGTCGGTGAACATTACTCTGCCATCATGTTGTGCTTCATGTTGGCGATGATCTTGGGGATCCCAGCTTTTCTCAAGCTGAGCCTTTGGAAGGGTCCGCAATTCAGCTTTGCGCTAGCCATGATTGGTGCAGCTGCAGCGAGCATTGGATTTGCCTTCGCTCCCGCAGGAAACGTCCTCGCGGCAATGGCGCTGAACGCTGCACTGGGCTTTTGTACCGGTGGCTACCAGTTCAATCTGAATACCGAGATGGTTCGCCTCGCTGACAATGACCGCCAGACGTCGGGCCAGGATCGAGTCAGCCTTCACTTGGCGTTGCTCGCGATGACGAACAAACTCGGCTACGCGCTCGCGGTTGGCGTCGTCTATTTGCTGCTCCAGTCATTCAGTGGGGCTCAGGGTGCGAAGGTCGAGTTATCCCCGTTTGCGCTCGTCGGCCTTGGGCTTGCGACACCCGCAGCCTTATTCCTGGGCGCGGCCTGGACTCTCAGGGCGAACGGACTTCGATCGGAGAAACAGGAAGTCCCATTGAAATCTGGCTGA
- a CDS encoding enoyl-CoA hydratase → MLLVDIKDQVALVTLNRPDAMNALSRALRAELHKTLKRLDADPAVKVIVLTGAGERAFTAGLDLKELGSDPNGLRAANATEPSENPAWAVIACRKPVIGAINGVAITGGFEVALACDVLIASTNARFADTHARVGITPGWGLSQKLSRLIGPYRAKELSLSGNFLDARTAEAWGLVNRVVAPEDLVPAALKLAADMATIDVEMLVTYKGMIDDGYETTLRQGLELEQARSTAHNRQVTPEAVEARRAGIQARGRTQ, encoded by the coding sequence ATGCTGCTCGTGGACATCAAGGACCAGGTCGCCCTGGTCACCCTGAACCGGCCCGACGCGATGAACGCCCTGAGCCGCGCCCTGCGGGCCGAACTGCACAAGACGCTGAAGCGACTGGATGCGGACCCGGCGGTGAAGGTGATCGTCCTCACCGGGGCCGGCGAGCGGGCCTTCACGGCGGGCCTCGACCTGAAGGAGTTGGGCAGCGACCCGAATGGACTCAGGGCGGCGAACGCCACCGAGCCCTCGGAGAACCCGGCCTGGGCGGTGATCGCCTGCCGCAAGCCGGTGATCGGGGCGATCAACGGCGTGGCCATCACCGGCGGCTTCGAGGTGGCCCTGGCCTGCGACGTCCTGATCGCCTCCACGAACGCCCGGTTCGCGGACACCCACGCCCGGGTGGGCATCACGCCGGGCTGGGGCCTGTCGCAGAAGCTCTCGCGCCTGATCGGACCCTACCGGGCCAAGGAGCTGAGCCTGTCGGGCAACTTCCTCGACGCCCGCACGGCCGAGGCCTGGGGCCTGGTCAACCGGGTGGTGGCGCCGGAGGACCTGGTGCCCGCGGCGCTCAAGCTGGCGGCGGACATGGCGACCATCGATGTCGAGATGCTGGTCACCTACAAGGGCATGATCGACGACGGCTACGAGACGACGCTTCGCCAGGGCCTGGAGCTGGAGCAGGCGCGGTCGACGGCCCACAACCGGCAGGTGACGCCGGAGGCCGTCGAGGCCCGCCGGGCGGGCATCCAGGCGCGGGGCCGGACACAGTAA
- the rpmF gene encoding 50S ribosomal protein L32 — MAVPKRKTSPSRRNMRRSHHALGANSYVEDKETGELKRPHHIDLKTGMYKGRQVITPKED, encoded by the coding sequence GTGGCCGTTCCGAAGCGAAAAACCTCCCCCTCGCGCCGCAACATGCGTCGCTCGCACCACGCCCTGGGGGCCAACAGCTACGTCGAGGACAAGGAAACCGGCGAGCTGAAGCGTCCGCACCACATCGACCTGAAGACCGGCATGTACAAGGGCCGCCAGGTCATCACGCCCAAGGAAGACTAG
- a CDS encoding serine hydrolase domain-containing protein has product MNPDRRRLLPLPLAGLLAACTPGGARATAPEGSLLRLAEEGGVPALGGVVVGREGVIHLEVAGVRRAGSRDPVQTGDAWHLGSNTKAMTAMLYGQAVEAGKARWDSSLGELFPSLGMNAAWSKTPIDAVMEHRAGLSDAGVIDTRWLFTARSDDRSLPEQRMAMVAKALSEPPRGTPGVFAYANMNYILAGAALERIEGKPWEDVIREGLFKPLGLASAGFGAPAGDQPQGHVRLGPLPARPAGEGKRADNPAAMAPAGGVHMALADYARFLSLFLKAGDGLVSPATLARLTTPPPGGDYALGWTVTEGRAWAQGPVLGHEGSNTLWHAVAQVAPGRGLAFATVSNLWSQDKEPAPIRLLKRLRRQYAP; this is encoded by the coding sequence ATGAACCCTGACCGCCGACGCCTGCTCCCCCTGCCCCTCGCCGGCCTGCTGGCCGCCTGCACGCCAGGCGGCGCCCGGGCGACGGCGCCGGAAGGCTCGCTTCTCCGGCTGGCCGAGGAGGGCGGCGTCCCGGCCCTGGGCGGCGTGGTAGTGGGACGCGAGGGGGTGATCCACCTGGAGGTCGCCGGCGTGCGGCGGGCCGGAAGCCGCGATCCGGTCCAGACCGGGGACGCCTGGCACCTGGGGTCCAACACCAAGGCCATGACCGCCATGCTCTATGGCCAGGCGGTCGAGGCAGGCAAGGCGCGCTGGGACTCGTCCCTCGGAGAGCTGTTCCCCAGCCTCGGGATGAACGCCGCCTGGTCGAAGACCCCGATCGATGCGGTCATGGAGCACCGCGCAGGCCTTTCGGACGCAGGCGTGATCGACACGCGGTGGTTATTCACCGCCCGGTCCGACGACAGGAGCCTGCCGGAGCAGCGGATGGCCATGGTGGCGAAGGCCCTTTCCGAGCCGCCCAGGGGAACCCCCGGCGTGTTCGCCTACGCAAACATGAACTACATCCTGGCTGGGGCGGCCCTGGAGCGCATTGAGGGGAAGCCCTGGGAAGACGTCATCCGGGAGGGGCTCTTCAAGCCCCTGGGCCTGGCTTCGGCGGGCTTCGGCGCGCCCGCCGGGGACCAGCCCCAGGGACACGTGCGCCTCGGCCCCCTGCCCGCGCGTCCCGCCGGGGAGGGAAAAAGGGCCGACAACCCGGCCGCCATGGCGCCCGCTGGCGGGGTCCACATGGCCCTGGCCGACTATGCCCGCTTCCTGAGCCTGTTCCTGAAGGCGGGCGATGGCCTGGTCTCCCCGGCGACCCTCGCTCGCCTCACCACGCCGCCGCCAGGCGGAGACTACGCCCTGGGCTGGACCGTGACCGAGGGGCGAGCCTGGGCGCAGGGACCTGTCCTGGGGCATGAGGGCTCGAACACCCTCTGGCACGCCGTCGCCCAAGTGGCCCCAGGTCGGGGACTGGCCTTCGCGACCGTCAGCAACCTGTGGTCACAGGACAAGGAGCCCGCTCCCATCCGGCTTCTGAAGCGCCTACGAAGGCAGTACGCCCCCTGA